The Helianthus annuus cultivar XRQ/B chromosome 16, HanXRQr2.0-SUNRISE, whole genome shotgun sequence genome includes a window with the following:
- the LOC110924026 gene encoding uncharacterized protein LOC110924026, which translates to MSHIRKGSSASSPGLRNINVTSGNPLSDISNVDICSNTDKPEAVQRTKARRIYSNSKRFNTTSSQTQSTLNYSTHNNKENLSSSTSTMYNRSFCSRGININFSSALSYSEIHNTNLPFSTYPSHDISNVSIRNVDKDEAAKRRKARRIYLNSKRLNKNSTQTQSTLTSYTTNKENISLNTTFTLNRSSFSVLSSINVSSGSSKFNSGNIASSSGIPRNITSNSASDMIPSSSSTIPPNTVIASDEPSPLIRMSSGKRKLVRKRRNLTPIPIIDLTTDDDNEFADIIDQHLKGVSKDYLDHGDQIIVCRTCSAKLWKAEADRGEQKRNKPNYFLCCSYGKVLLPDFKQPPEILKDLYVGVSAKSKFFLKNIRRYNSMFSFTSMGGRIDKTINRGNAPYVFRLSGQNYHTIGSLLPEDGNEPKFSQLYTYDTDNEIFNRQNAVGGSNTSFTITESAFDVQIIEELTLMLDTNNALVKIYRQARNCLNENPYIDLKLCLIGKRSKDGRTYNLPEASEVAALVIGDLTQAIENRDIVVKRRSGRIERISELHPSYLSLQYPLLFPYGEDMYRVDILHRGLNPDTNSKRPMCTMREFFAYRLQDRVDKFSLIHNAKRLFQQFVVDAYTMIESERLFYIRRQQTHLRSETVQNIQNASNAGKKDMSKIGTRIFIPSSFTGGSRYMMQNYLDAMSLCKWFGYPDFFITITCNPKWPEVQRFLKDTTIRPEDRPDILCRIFKIKLDSITKELKEGKLLGRVNSDYIFVVVLFSGMPNHKLVLKVGVPIMLLRNLDQKNGLCNGTRLQVVKLGDRIIEAKVISGNNIGTRTFIPRINLSPSDKRIPFKLQRRQFPIAVCFAMTINKSQGQSLSKVGLFLKQPVFTHGQLYVAVSRVKSMDGLRMLILDVEGNVTNKTTNVVYKEIFSNL; encoded by the exons ATGTCTCACATTCGTAAAGGTTCATCCGCATCAAGTCCCGGTTTACGTAACATAAATGTGACTTCAGGAAATCCTTTGTCTGATATATCTAACG TTGATATATGCAGCAACACTGACAAACCTGAAGCTGTTCAAAGAACAAAAGCTAGAAGAATATATTCCAACAGTAAAAGATTCAATACAACCTCATCGCAGACTCAATCCACACTAAATTATTCAACTCATAATAATAAAGAAAATTTAAGTTCATCCACATCTACCATGTATAACAGATCATTTTGTAGCCGTGGTATAAACATCAATTTTTCTTCTGCTTTATCATATTCGGAAATTCATAATACGAATCTTCCTTTTTCAACATATCCTTCACATGATATTTCcaatg TTTCTATACGTAATGTAGACAAGGATGAGGCTGCAAAAAGAAGGAAGGCTAGACGTATATATTTGAATAGCAAAAGATTGAATAAAAATTCAACACAGACTCAATCGACATTAACTTCTTATACGACAAATAAAGAGAATATTAGTCTGAACACTACTTTTACGTTGAATAGATCATCTTTTAGCGTCCTCTCAAGTATCAATGTCTCTTCCGGTTCATCTAAATTCAATTCAG GAAACATTGCATCTTCCAGTGGTATTCCAAGAAACATTACAAGCAACTCAGCATCAGACATGATACCTTCTTCATCATCTACAATTCCACCAAATACTGTTATAGCATCAGACGAACCTTCACCATTGATAAGAATGTCATCAGGAAAGCGTAAATTAGTAAGAAAACGACGAAACTTAACACCTATACCTATTATTGATTTGACAACAGATGATGATAACGAGTTTGCTGATATCATTGATCAACATTTAAAAGGTGTTTCAAAAG ACTACTTGGATCATGGTGACCAGATAATCGTGTGTCGAACGTGTAGCGCAAAGCTATGGAAAGCAGAGGCGGATAGGGGAGAACAGAAGCGAAATAAACCTAACTATTTCCTTTGCTGTTCATACGGTAAAGTTTTGTTACCTGATTTTAAGCAGCCTCCTGAAATTTTGAAAGATCTATATGTTGGCGTCAGTGCGAAGAGCAAATTCTTTTTAAAAAACATTCGGCGTTATAATTCTATGTTCTCATTTACATCTATGGGAGGAAGGATTGACAAAACTATCAACCGTGGAAATGCACCTTATGTGTTTCGATTAAGTGGTCAAAATTATCATACTATTGGGAGTCTATTACCTGAAGATGGAAATGAGCCAAAATTCAGCCAGTTGTATACATACGACACAGATAATGAAATATTTAATCGACAAAATGCTGttgg GGGCTCAAACACTTCTTTTACAATAACTGAGTCAGCTTTTGATGTTCAGATCATTGAGGAACTTACACTTATGTTAGACACTAACAACGCTTTGGTTAAAATTTATCGACAAGCTAGAAATTGTTTAAATGAAAACCCTTACATCGACTTGAAGCTTTGTCTAATTGGTAAAAGATCCAAAGATGGTAGGACATATAACCTTCCTGAAGCTTCTGAAGTTGCTGCATTAGTTATTGGAGATCTGACTCAAGCTATTGAGAATCGTGATATAGTAGTGAAAAGAAGATCTGGTCGGATTGAGCGCATAAGTGAATTACATCCTTCTTATCTTTCTCTACAATACCCTCTTCTATTTCCATACGGAGAAGATATGTACAGGGTTGACATTCTTCATAGAGGTCTCAATCCAGACACGAACAGCAAACGTCCAATGTGTACTATGCGTGAGTTCTTTGCTTATAGATTACAAGATCGTGTCGATAAGTTTTCTTTGATTCATAATGCAAAAAGACTTTTCCAACAATTTGTTGTTGATGCTTACACTATGATTGAGAGTGAAAGGTTGTTTTACATACGGCGACAACAAACTCATTTGAGGTCAGAAACTGTTCAGAATATTCAGAATGCAAGTAATGCTGGAAAAAAAGATATGTCAAAAATTGGAACACGTATCTTTATTCCATCTTCCTTTACTGGCGGTTCTCGATATATGATGCAAAATTACTTAGATGCAATGTCTTTGTGCAAATGGTTTGGGTATCCAGATTTTTTCATCACTATTACGTGTAATCCAAAATGGCCGGAGGTGCAAAGGTTTTTAAAAGATACGACGATAAGGCCTGAAGATAGACCAGACATTTTGTGTCGAATTTTCAAGATAAAACTAGATTCCATaacaaaagaattgaaagaaggcAAGTTGCTCGGTAGAGTTAATTCTG attatatttttgttGTTGTACTCT TTTCAGGAATGCCGAATCATAAGTTGGTTTTAAAAGTTGGTGTTCCTATCATGCTGTTACGTAACCTTGATCAAAAAAACGGTCTGTGCAATGGTACAAGATTACAAGTCGTAAAACTTGGTGATCGGATTATTGAAGCAAAAGTGATTTCTGGTAATAATATTGGTACTAGAACTTTTATACCAAGGATCAATCTTTCCCCCTCTGACAAACGAATACCTTTCAAGCTTCAAAGAAGGCAATTCCCGATAGCTGTGTGTTTTGCAATGACGATAAATAAAAGTCAGGGACAGTCGTTATCTAAGGTTGGTTTGTTTCTAAAGCAGCCTGTTTTCACTCACGGACAACTATATGTTGCAGTTTCAAGAGTCAAAAGCATGGATGGTTTAAGGATGTTAATATTAGATGTTGAGGGGAACGTTACTAATAAGACTACAAATGTTGTATACAAAGAGATATtctcaaatttatag
- the LOC118488166 gene encoding uncharacterized protein LOC118488166 → MENHNITMLRAVDAFQEQFSVKVRVIRVWEHPERRNPSQLYSFDMIIMDEEGTKMEATCLNRVLPQFLPSLVEKKCLIIRNPTIGFNNSTYRYVDNQNRLCFQGTTEVIPCEDIGGSPYGFDFLSFADILNSNAISNSTVDVIGYLIRSFPKETVNNKSTGKQAVKFGKVKWWNGVAYVNNSYTVSRLFCNHDCPEVDEFRNRLFENSIEVCESTSLGSMAKSVEEEILQSKDFLNICDVFSLKTVCKVIVLGNILGVYKDEGWFYEGCNRCNKKIKKVVNLSEDTQESGSAVTKEVLTCVSDRCAFKTITSSLKFKIQLRVQDPSASVTLTLFDREARKLLGKSVDDILTANPEFRSDSMKIPAEVDALVGQTAAFKIDVTGYVLKYNIHKYGILKLTVDPNVISVLQEKQSSSQISSSQNMSLNIDASEFESQTSDGFKNSAAKRIENNTPVSNMASTVSPVSLDVTDTPDSMLAKDEVKRNLVQVYDVEEDSHTSATKLQKSGEVQDFNSAEKRNLLIPKVEK, encoded by the exons ATGGAGAACCATAACATTACTATGTTGAGAGCTGTTGATGCCTTTCAAGAGCAGTTTTCTGTCAAGGTTAGGGTGATCAGGGTTTGGGAACACCCTGAAAGGAGGAATCCCAGTCAATTATACTCATTTGACATGATTATAATGGACGAAGAg GGGACAAAGATGGAGGCAACATGCTTGAATAGAGTTTTACCACAATTTCTCCCGTCATTAGTTGAAAAGAAATGTTTGATTATCAGGAATCCAACTATAGGTTTTAATAACTCTACGTACAGGTATGTTGACAATCAAAATAGGCTATGTTTCCAGGGGACAACCGAAGTTATTCCATGTGAAGATATTGGTGGATCACCGTATGGTTTTGATTTCTTGAGTTTTGCGGACATCTTGAACAGTAATGCTATTTCAAACTCTACAGTTG ATGTTATTGGTTATTTGATTCGATCATTTCCTAAAGAGACTGTTAATAACAAATCAACTGGAAAGCAGGCTGTTAAG TTTGGCAAGGTCAAGTGGTGGAATG GGGTTGCGTATGTTAACAATTCATACACGGTTAGTCGTCTTTTTTGCAATCATGATTGTCCTGAAGTCGATGAGTTCAGAAACCG TTTGTTTGAAAATTCCATTGAAGTCTGTGAATCCACGAGCCTTGGTTCCATGGCAAAATCTGTTGAAGAGGAAATCTTGCAAAGCAAAGATTTTTTAAATATTTGTGATGTCTTTTCGCTTAAGACG GTTTGCAAGGTCATTGTTCTGGGTAATATACTGGGTGTTTACAAAGATGAAGGATGGTTCTATGAGGGTTGTAATAGATGTAACAAGAAGATCAAAAAAGTTGTTAATCTGAGTGAGGACACCCAGGAATCAGGTTCAGCTGTTACAAAGGAGGTTCTTACCTGTGTATCTGATCGTTGTGCTTTTAAAACTATAACTTCTTCTCTCAA GTTTAAGATTCAACTTAGAGTTCAAGACCCATCAGCTTCTGTTACACTTACTTTGTTTGATCGTGAAGCACGGAAGTTGTTAGGAAAGTCTGTTGATGATATTCTTACTGCTAACCCTGaattt CGTTCTGATTCCATGAAGATTCCTGCTGAAGTAGACGCATTGGTTGGCCAGACTGCTGCTTTTAAAATAGATGTTACTGGCTACGTCTTGAAGTATAACATCCATAAGTATGGTATACTGAAGCTGACTGTGGATCCTAACGTTATATCTGTACTTCAAGAGAAGCAATCCTCTTCACAGATAAGT TCTTCTCAGAATATGTCTCTCAATATTGATGCTTCAGAATTTGAATCTCAGACATCTGATGGTTTCAAG AACTCTGCTGCCAAAAGAATCGAAAACAATACTCCTGTGTCTAACATGGCGAGCACCGTTTCACCTGTTTCATTGGATGTTACTGATACTCCTGATTCCATGTTAGCTAAGGATGAAGTGAAGCGAAACTTGGTTCAAGTCTATGATGTTGAAGAAGATTCTCACACATCTGCAACGAAGCTCCAAAAGTCTGGAGAGGTTCAGGATTTCAATAGTGCAGAGAAGAGGAACCTCTTAATTCCTAAAGTTGAGAAATAG